Part of the Passer domesticus isolate bPasDom1 chromosome 8, bPasDom1.hap1, whole genome shotgun sequence genome is shown below.
GTGTAAATTCCTTTCTTCTCTTATTATAGTTTATATAATTGAGATCTGGTGACTGTGGGAATGCTCTATACATTGCTGCAAAATTGCTCTATACATTGCTCTATGCATTGCTGCAAAATTAGCAGAAGGACTAAAAAAATTTCTGCAGATTGTGAGGCAAAACAATTTTAACAATTCAAAGCTCATAAATTGCAACACAGGCTTCATCCACACTCGGAGGTGAAGAAGTCCTGGCTTGCAGACATTTCACAAACTTCAGCATCAGCCAGAAAGTATTGTGGAAATAATCGCTTATTTTGCAAGTTGTATTTCCCTTGGATAAGTTAACAGACAGGCTGGTGCTGAGCTTTCTATGTGGAAGCTGCCCCTTCTATAGGTGACTGGCACTTGAGCAGGAGGGCAACGCTGCCTGGGACATTTCCAGACAAGGCATCAGCAGtgtgagcagctcagccaggcatgCAGCCCTCTCTGTCTGTCATGAGCCCTTCCTTTTGACACTTTTTAGCTTACCTTTGTCACAGGAATGTTTCATAATTATCCAAGTGCCAGTGCAGAGCTACTCACTCATAACTTACAAATACTGTTCCATTCAGCCCAGTAGTGGTAATCCCCAGGCAAGTCCATTGACCTTGATGATGACcaccagaaatatttttgctggCCTGAGAGAGCTGAGAAGAATCTCTCACCCAAGCAGTGCCTGTTCTCGttagtgatttttgtttctgcaCCTCTGTCTGTGTGTAGGGACGCCCCTGAGAGCAGTTCCTTTGCTGTTTGGAGGTGTAGAGTTCATTGATGAAGAGGGAGGTTCTGCCTTCCCCCCCAAAGTGTGCCTGTGCAGGGGGTCAACAGCACTCCAGCTGAGGCAACAGCATGGGGTGGCTGGCTGAGGGCAGGAGTTGTGTGCTGTGGGAACCAGGTATTATCCCAGGGATTCAGTGGAGAGCACACTATTGGACCCTGCGCTTAGTTCTCAGTGTTTTTCTCACTATCAGGAAGCAAATGTTTACTCCATTATGacatgaaatgtttttaaagtcTTATGAGTGCACAAGGGGATCCTTCTGGTTTTGCTGCTATGTGTTCCCTTGGAGACTCCTGGATGGCAACTTCCACAAAAACAAGTCTGTCTCTCAATAGAGCATACCTCCCCTAAAAGGCCCTCCTTAACATACTTAAAATAGCCAAACATTTCTGATAACTGCGTTCACTAGCTGCATGAAGAAGCCAAAAGGACATATTTGATCCATGATGAACTGCTATATTCAGCTGTATAAAAATATCTTCCATTCCTAAGTAATTTCCAGAGCCAGGTCcaattcctgcagcagaagggaatggggaaagcaaagagtttacagaaaacacaaaaatgctAGGGATTATATTCTGTACATTGATAGGGGTTTTATCCATAAAAAGCACTGGAAAGAGTTGAGTTGAGTTCAGTTCAGTTCATAAACTGAACATGTAGTGAACAATTTATATAAAGACACTAATTTATACAAGGTCACCTAGACTGACCAGTTTAAGGTTCATTTACATATGACCACACTTCTGAAGATGCAGCTACAACTCTGACAGCAACATCTCAACCTTTAAGCATTTCCACTGAATTCCATGCCTGATTATAGTGTGAGTAACTTCCCCTGAAACCTGACCATTTACAACAGAGTGTGCATGcctggttttaaaaaaaaatcagcccaaCACTAACCTTAGTTCACCTTCTTTGCCCATCTCAAACACTCACTTTAAACACATAGTGCCTGCAATGACTTTCTCCAGTCATTTGCTATTTATGGTATTATGGCACGTGTATGCAATGTTTTAGTGAGTTTTTTGTTATTGGAGCATTGTTTTGCACTAAAGAATGAAGCTGGCTTTGTTCACAGTGAGTTAATAGCACATCTTAATGACTTAGAAGAGCATGAGGTACTTGAAGGCAAGTACACATTTAAACAGTTCACTCATGAAATTCTTGTCGAGCTTCAAAAGACACTGAGACTTTAAAAAGGCAGAAACCTGCTTTTGTTACAGGAAAGATGAAAGAACTTGGAGTATATAAAGGAAATAATGAGAAGATTCAAAAACATCCCATCCCATGTGTAGAAtcaatatttgaaaacactccaTGTTCTAAACCAGATCCTTGAAAATCATTTCCTCTCCTAATTCACTGCCAGAAACTGAACTCAGATGTTTCTATTTCTCTTTGAAAGCCTGATAACAAGTTTTGTAGGAAGAGGTCTTCTCCTgagattttctttcatgtttctttCTGATCTGTAAATACTAAAGAAAATAACTTCTGAGGATATATTGAATATTTCTGATCCTAACCACAGGCAGTACTGCAAAAAGAAAGCATGCAAGCTAtaatataaatagaaatatcAAATCCTGCTCAACACCTTGCTCCAATGTTCGTCTCAGTGTTTAAGCTGATCTGTTCTGTGTGGATGAACATTATTTATGAGACAGAAAGAATATTTGGAGGAATAAAAATTAGGAACTGAACAAGAAAGAATAATTAGTTTcaagatttaaaaatacttgGAACATGCAGAATGAAAAACCCATCAGCTTTATACCAGGGTAcgcaagtggaaaaaaaaagatcctCACTCGTACTTCTGCAAATCTTGTATTGTTGTAGGGAGGACACCACTCACGGTGGAATACGGCTGCACAGGGCTTGTCCTGCACAAAAAGAAGAGACTTAAAGAGGTCACTGCCCTGAATGCCTTAAAAAGGACCTGTCTGGACTCTCTGTTCAGGCCTACCTAATTTCCACTGCTGCACAATTCTGGCCCACGCAGAGTATGCTTGAGACCACTGACACACGTGTGCCCATCTCAGCAATGTTTTCTGAGTCCATACAGATTACAGAAAAGCCTTTTAATTTCATAACTATTCATTTGGGGAGTATCCATTCAATTCTATTCCCATTTAAGAGGTGAAATATAAATGGAGGAAAATCTCCTGAAATCACTCCAGCAACACAGAATTATGGAGCAGCAAccaaagcattaaaaaataaaagaaaaatatgtgcaGTAACATCTGTAGAGGTATCAGAGttccttccctcctttccaGATAGCATGAGAAGCTGAAACTGGTAGGTTGTTGGTAAAAGAGAAAATTGTTGCAGGTCTGTGGACAATTTCATTAGGTATGATAAGGTGTATCTATGAATATATTTGTTTTCCAAATTCCTGATTCTGCTCTGCCACTCTACAGAGGCTGGTATTCTCCTTAAAAATCCAGCAATCTGTGATAGTAGAAGAGCCTTGTTATGGCTGTGGTGGCTAAGGAGCTGAAAAGCATGAGGTTTGAGAATAAAAGGAGTCACCCCTCTCTGGTGCTGCaccagggaaaagcagaagtGATAGCAGAAGGAATGAGTAAAGGGAAAGAAACAGAGGCTTATTGTCAAGTTGCTGCATgattgggggaaaaaacagtGCATGACCATCCTTTCACTGCCAGCACCGCTTCCAAACAGCCAGGAATTGAGTTTTCATTCTTCTGCAGCCGCAGCTGCTCAGCCAAACCCATGACTTTGGGCACAAGGTCAGTAATGCTTTGATTTATTTATGATCCAAAACCAGTGAAGGCTTCATGGGAGCTGCAAAAGACGGTATGAAAACAGAACTTGAGGAGTTGCTTTACTATTTGGGAACAAATACATTTTGTTGTGTTGTTTTGCTTATAAGTAGGTGAAAGTATGGCTATTTCTTGCAAGATTCCTTGTGACTAAAGAGATTCAGGCCTGGCTCACCTAGGCTGAATTTAGGTAACTCTGGGGTAGCTGAACAGGTATGGGAAGATGGCAAGCAAGAGAATCAGAAAGTGGTGATTTTAAACCAAAAGAAGGTGCTAGCTCATTAAAACAAAGGTCTCTAAATGTCCCTTTTTCTAAAAAAGGAGCTACGCATTTTCAACACACAGATTGTACCAGAATGTAGTGCTAGGAAGTTAGTGTATAAATTGTTGTTctgtgagaagaaaaaaaaatgctattcCTATCATTTGGGGGGAAAATAGTTTAAAAGGCTTCTTGAATAGGAAAACAATAAATGCAATAGATTTTTTGGCTGAATCAATCTGGCTGAAAGATCTATCACTGCGACTACAGAAGTTTAGGTGTGGCCTCTGGGGGTTATACAGTGTAGAGAAGATGCTAATATAAACACTGCATTTTCTTTGAGCCAAGAGTATGTAGGTCTTCACAGACAGAGGAGCTGCTATGTGTGCCTCTAAGCAGGATAGCTACCTCCCTGGGgggttttgttccttttttgcTTAACAAAACTGGATCCTAGTCCCTGCACTCAGCCTCTACCTAGCATTACATTTAGCAAAGTGTTCTTTTCCTTAATCCATCATCATCCTATAAAGTGGATAAATTTTGTCATCAAGCAGATTTTTATAAATTTTGCAAATATAAAGAACTTCTTTATTTCGGTTTCtaagttttaaattaaattataaatattttttttgtttgcaattgtttttacttttttccacTCACTATCCAACAATTTTGTTATTTCTACTGTGAAATCTTCACTGTGACAATGATTGCTTTGCTTATGAGTTACCCAATAACTCTGTGTTTCACAGAGTTAGCCAGAAAGGTTTCCAAATTTACCTACAAATCAAATGCAAGTGACCTACTTCTCAGACAAATGAGGGAAATTCATTTTTCCAGaagctttgctccttttctTGGATTCATTGATACTTTTGCCTTGATCAAGAGCAACACCATAGCCCAAACCCTGACAGACAGTCCAGGTTTCTGCCCAACACCCTCAGACAGCTGTTTGAAGTCAGCTTTGTTCCATTTAATTAACAAGTAGGGAGTACCAGAGTGGCTTCATTCATAATTAGACAGCACTTTCCTCATCAGAAAAGTACAGAACTATCTGGATTGCAAGTGCAGAGGAGGACTACTGACAGATTAATATATTGGATTTTGCAGGGAGAAGATATGGCTGTTTGTTGCTGTGACATATTTGTTTCAGGGAGTTGCTTTTTCAGAAGAACTGAAAAGAATGAAGAGAGTTGTGGATCCTGAAGCCTTTATGAGTATTGTAAGTTGATGGTTGATGGAGTGACCTGAGGATGGATGGTATGCATGACTTACAACAGAGGGGTTTCTAAGTGTTAGAAATAACAGGGTAGGTAAGCTGCCTTAACCTATCCTCTGTAGTCATTGTATGTAGTActgctttctcttctcttctgccTGCATGTGTAACAGCCCATCTTCCCTCTGGAAGAAATTAAAGCAAATAGTAAATCTCcagattgttttccttttaaatatcAGTTACCAGCTTGCTATTGCTGGCAGTGCCTGCCTATCTGAAAGAATGACTACCTGGAATGTCAGCATTTCATCAGCAATGAAGTCTGTAAACAACTAGTGGTGACCAGCAGAGACCAGAAATGGCCAGCCTTTCAGAAAAACACCTTTTGCCAAGCAAGCTTGTGTAGGTCTTTCATTGTTTGTTAAAATCTTGGAGGTTCTGTCCTGCATGGCAAAATAAATTTAGTAATTCTCTGAGTACAAGTTATAAAACCCAATATCCTTTTGTAACAAAACAGATGGAACATTACAGGTCAAAAGTAATATTTACTTCATAGCTTAAGATGGGCTGTGCTAGTTTTCCTTGCAACTGTGCAAATGcctgatctttttttttccctcccataATGTAGTCAGCTTTTCAGCAGTGCTCACTGCATCTATGTTGTTCAGCAAACCACAGCTGTGAAGCTGTCTGGATTTCTCTGAAGGTAGTTTAAATAATCTGGCTCCAGGCTGTATCAAAAACAGAAGCATTGCACCCAGAGAGCTCCTCGTCTCAGCCACCCACCTCATCTCAGCTCATAAAGTCCTGCTGTGAGCTTATAGGGATTCTTATATCACCAGAATGCAAGGGCTTGTGATGATTGAATGGCAGGAGTGTAGTACAGGTTTTATATGACATATTTTAACTGGGTAGCAAACTCCCTAGAtataatgtaaagaaaaaaggaaatttgttGTTGCTTTAGAGTTACATGCATTCAGATGCTTAATGTATGTAGGTTAAATCCCCAGCTACACCAGCTTTCTAACATTTCTTCATTGTGACTATCTTATAGTatatgaaatggacttgtgcaAGTAAATGCATTTGTACCTTCTCTCCTAGAATGAGCTCATTACTTACAAAGGGTACCCCAGTGAGGAGTATGAGGTGATGACAGAAGATGGTTATACCATTACCATTAACAGAATCCCTTATGGTACTCAGAATCAAGGAAAGCCAGGTACAGTTATTTAATATGACACAACATCACCCTGGACAGGACATATTCTCAAAAGAGACAGCTTGTATTTCTAAAACATCCACCAAAGCTTGTATACATGAGTGAAATTTCAGCAAAGAGTTCTGGCTGCCCTGAACAACCTGAAAGACCTACAGAATTAATGTCAAGCATCTATTTATAATAAAAATCCACCATAGTATTAAGCATATGCTTTCTAGTAAGCGTTGATGAgtaaaacttgaaaaaaaatataaataggaTAAAGGTTGCCTAATCAACCTGTtttggaaaagcttttccagcttctaattttgctttgcttttgcttacaCCTGGTTACTATCAGTCTGATTCATATTTTGGGTAAAGGAAATGTCTGAAAACAATCCCACACCTTCATCTCCCTATCAGTGCTGAGAATCTCAAGCTGATGAGTCTCAGCTGTACAAACAATGACCAGAGGGTGCCAAGGTAGTTTGCTGTGCTGTCAGGCAGATCTTTCCATCAATTGTTTCAGAAACTTAGAAGTTGTCTCTTACAGAAAGAGGTATTTTGTTCTTCTGATTTGTtgattcaggaaaaaaatcacagtattGAATATGAGACAATAATGTCTCTGAACAACCAGGaaattaaaagataaaaacaattataaactgttttggttttgctttatttttcagctTCAAGAcctgctgtatttctccagcaTGGATTATTGGGAGATGCTCGTAACTGGGTCACAAACCTGCCCAACAACAGCTTGGGCTTCCTGCTAGCTGATGCTGGATTTGATGTTTGGATGGGAAATAGCAGAGGGAATCACTGGTCAAGAAAACATCAGAAGTATTCCATTGATCAAGATGAATTCTGGGCTTTCAGGTAGACAGAACCACTGAAGGGGATATCCATTGCCCATGCTTACATCTTTGTTTCAGATGGCTAAATCAAGGATTTACATATGCTACACATTAATGAGCATTGTTTACATTTGCTTTTGCTGATGTGCCCCTATAAAAGCATGTGAACTGTAATAGTAGTGGAGACAACTTTAATTACTGCTTGATCAGGTTCTTCAAACTagaggcacagcagcagaatgACTCAGAGGAGCCTGAACAGGCCATCTCCAAGCTGTTCCTCAATCCTGGAGCCAGTTTTGGCAGCTACTTAAAAACACTAGTCTGTGTAATACAATAACCCCAAAACAATCTTGAGTAGTATCTTCCATATCCAGTGCCAGAAAAACAAAGAACTTAGAACAATTGAATTATTCACTAAATCAGTCAGACTGTTTCTTTGCTCACAAGTtattaataaaaatgcaaattcaaTTTAAAGTCTGGGTTTTAATTTATGCATGCCTCTCTTTCAATCTCCTGCCTGCAGTTTTGATGAGATGGCAAAGTTTGATCTTCCAGCAGCAATaaatttcattttggagaaaacaGGACAGGAGAAGCTGTACTATATTGGTTATTCACAAGGTACTACCATTGGTAAGTTACACACAAGAGAGGAATTCTTCCAGAAAACAGGAGTAAAATATGATTTAAGATACTGAGTTACTGAATGTACTTAAAGTTTTCATTAACTCTTTGATGTTGTGAAATACTGTGTTAGTATAAGCAGTTTTCAACATGTAggcatttaaaatttattataaaGATAATAAAGCGTAATGGATCAAATGCACTGCTACAGGAAATCTGTCAACTAAGATTTATAATGGAAAATGTTGTGCGTGGGCCATGAAAACTGTTTCTATCCAAGATGCAAGGGTGTGCCCAACAGCAGCTGGTCAGTTcaccaaaataaacaaaacaggAAGATGAGAGTACAGAAGGAGATGTTAGTCAGTTTGGACCGGATGTAGGCATGAATAAATGAAATACTAAATTGGATTGAccagaagaaaaattactttcccACCCAATAGTATAAGAAACACATGAATGTACATCAGAAATGTATATTTAATCAAGTCTGGAAGAAAGctgcaaaataaagaaagaaatttctCTCAGTAAGGGAAAACTCCTACAAGCTGATGCCTTGTGGAAAGGAGGGATTTCATACAAATCTAGGTTGGACCACAGTCTCTGAACAACAAGGTTGCTTATAAATTGAAAGCGCAAAATATGTATTAATACTGAAAACAGTCTATTGTAAAAATACTGGGGTTTaactcctcttttttttttttttttttccagctttcatTGCATTTTCAACAATGCCAGAGCTGGCTCAAAAAATCAAACTCTTCTTTGCATTGGCACCTGTCACTGCTATTAAGTATGCTAAAGGCCCAGCAACAAAACTCCTCTACCTTCCTGAGAAAATGCTCAGGGTGTGTGATATCTTGGTTTTCATTGTTTAACTATATACTTGTTTGTTCAGCTCTTAAAATGGGTAAATAGAAAGTATAGGGCTTTGTGAAGTTGACTCATTTGCATGTGGGCAGGTTTATTTTGTGGTGAGGTCTTCAAGAGTTCAGACAGAGCAATAAGAAAAATTTCAGTCCGAGGCAATagtgcagcacagggacaggtcACCCAGAGAGATACAAAGAGGCAGATCCTCAAAGGTTTCCAAGGTTCCTCCAGGCAAAGCCACTAATATAAAAGCTTAAACTGTGAATTGGAGTTAATTTAACATATCTCTTCATTAAAAGTGAAGTAACGCAGATTGAGTAATGCCCAAGCAGGCTGATGCAATGGAAAACCAAGTAATTTCTCACTTGTTTGTGGGAACATCATCTGACAAATGGAGAAAAGGCGAGTAAGAACCATTAAATTGATGGAGAAGTGTGTACATTCCCAAATTATTGTTATCATTGTATTTCACAGAGTATGCTTGGCAACAGAGAATTCCTTCCCCAGACTGAGTGTCTAACAAGGATAATAGCCCCTGTCTGCAGCCACCGAGCTTTTGCCAGGCTTTGTAGAAGTGTCTTCTTCAATCTGGGTGGCTGTAACCTGAAAAACATTGATGTGGTACGTACAACTTTTATCAGCTCTACTGGGAGTTTAAGCTTATGCTCCTCAAATTCACCTTCTATCCTGTAGGGTGAATCCTGAATTTCTATCAGTATCTCATTGCAGGGAACAGTCCCCACTACTGGACAGCAGTATCTGCTGATTGCCCTCTCTCTATCAGGAAGCCACTGCCTCTCCCCTCAGAAGAGCATTTGGGCCAGTTCTGCAGGTGacagctgctcagagccccccagAGTTCTGCAGTCTGCCTTCCGACAGACCTCACCCAGGGAACCATATCCTGGTCCATACTGTGGCTACTGGTCTCATCAGAGATATTTCAAGTGCTGGCAcactgaagaagaagaaattaaaagcctggttaatgttttcattttgcagCTCAGAAAGGAACACATATATTCCTCATGTCCTTGTTCTCCCAgcctcaggccatcagggtaGGAGAGTATTAGGATGTAGCTGGCACCTCACACTAAGTCCAGCTGTAGGTCAGATCACCTGGGAGTCAAAATTTTGCTCCAGCATTTTTCAAAAAATGCCTCAGAAAGTGTTCACTGAGGAAGGATCCCACAGCAGCTTACTAAGAAACCCCTGCAGTACTAGGGtgtgttttatttcaaatatttgtgcATTCATCAGGAAATTATATTTCCCTTTGCTATTCTGTCCGCCAGTGATCCTCTCTCACACAGAATCTGATACAGAATGCTGAAAAACACCACACAGATTGGGGTTTAAATTGCTGCCTTTCTATTCATTCCTTCTCACCTGCAGATTCTTTTAGATTCTTAGTCATCCTGGAAAAGGCTCGGTTTAGGGATTGCTTTCTCAGTGCTACTCCTGATATACTGCCACATGTGAAGTAAAGCTGAGGGAGTCTCCAATCATGTCACTGCAATTTCTATTGGTTTAATTGATACATGATGCTGCTGTAGCATATCTTTTGATGTACATCTGCATAGAAGGGAAGAAGAGAATGCTCACTGAATATTCTCTTTCAGAACCGAATCAACGTGTATATTGCCCAAACCTCTGCTGGAACTTCTGTGCAGAACATAGTCCACTGGAGTCAGGTATGAGCAATCCCCTGAAAGATAAGATAGGTACTCACCTTGAGCTGAGTAGAGAGGTAAGAGAGAACCAGCTGTGAAGCCATTGCCATCTTCTTGGAAACATATGCAACTTATGAATTGCAACTGAAACCTCAGTTCAGAACACTATTTTTCATTGCTCCTTCTTTTGCCAGCAGGATAGTAATGCCCTGTGTGATACAGATACATTTGAAGCCAACAATGAAGAGCTGCATTTGAGTAAAAATATGTAGGCTGGaagctgtgtgtgcaggtgtaCACATCACTCTTCTTATTATGTATCCGTTACCTTTTATAAATCATGTCCACAGTTTGTAGGGAGTTTATATTAAATTAATCATGTATCCAGCATGGTGTCAAGTAATGAGCAGGATTTAGGCTGCCACATAAATGGTCACATTTTACTATTAAAACCTTTGCAGTTTCTTCTATCTATTTCAGGGCTGTCAGTGTCTGGACAACAGTAGCACCATAAATAATAAACACTTTATTTAGTAGACTGTTTCTATCCCTTACCTACAAGGTACTGCCATAGTACCTcttcagcagcagtgctgatgGGAGCTGCCTTTCTGCCTTTGGGCTCACACTCTGAGGATCCAAAGAGCTCCCTTGGAGGAGCCTCTGCAGCAAGGCAGGTTTGCTGGCAGCACCACGGGATCTGGAGCGGCGCTGGAAGCAGCTGCGAGCGCACAAAACTT
Proteins encoded:
- the LOC135305871 gene encoding lipase member M-like → MKRVVDPEAFMSINELITYKGYPSEEYEVMTEDGYTITINRIPYGTQNQGKPASRPAVFLQHGLLGDARNWVTNLPNNSLGFLLADAGFDVWMGNSRGNHWSRKHQKYSIDQDEFWAFSFDEMAKFDLPAAINFILEKTGQEKLYYIGYSQGTTIAFIAFSTMPELAQKIKLFFALAPVTAIKYAKGPATKLLYLPEKMLRSMLGNREFLPQTECLTRIIAPVCSHRAFARLCRSVFFNLGGCNLKNIDVNRINVYIAQTSAGTSVQNIVHWSQEAHSGKFQAYDWGSSRKNMEKYQQTTPPVYNIEQMTVPTAVWTGGQDLLADPKDAAILLSKIKKLSYHKKIPEWAHLDFIWGLDAPLQVYNEIIDLMQKYP